A window of Eubacterium sp. 1001713B170207_170306_E7 contains these coding sequences:
- the amrA gene encoding AmmeMemoRadiSam system protein A, whose amino-acid sequence MYLKGIGIASHPPALIPEIGGGRELMAEKTVRGMRDLALKIAEIKPKVIICITPHGNVFQDGVSVIYETRLEGDMADYGAPEIRLEKRCDMGLLEEINRRFAQSDCQSIFLNQKTAEEFDIERKLDHGCMVPLYYIEKYYQDYKLVHITIGELSLIELFRTGRVLREAIEAYGKDAVILSSADLSHCLKDEGPYQFNAMGPVFDEKITQGLEKKDYYSILILPPKIYEPAGQCGLRPIVMALGATDSIKTHSHLFSYEGPFGVGYLSAFIDFALEEKDPINESLITRYEQDMVRQHEERLKAEDTYLALARLTIDTWVEEGRKFNWKKYLDETMDQEAKAALQNQQAGVFVSIYKAGELRGCMGTSQAVTENIAEEIVRNAIEACAYDPRFLPVEPQELYQLEISVDILGKPEYIQDLKELDPRVYGIVVEKGVNRALLLPDLPGIETPGQQVEIAKEKAGIIDMEDDFERLVIERFEVERHQTNVAF is encoded by the coding sequence ATGTATTTAAAAGGAATCGGAATCGCATCGCATCCGCCGGCGCTTATACCTGAGATTGGCGGCGGCAGAGAACTGATGGCGGAAAAGACCGTCCGCGGTATGCGTGATCTGGCGTTAAAGATAGCGGAAATCAAACCAAAAGTGATTATCTGCATCACGCCCCACGGAAATGTCTTTCAGGATGGCGTCAGTGTCATTTATGAAACCAGGCTCGAAGGGGATATGGCAGATTACGGCGCGCCGGAAATCCGGCTGGAAAAGCGCTGCGACATGGGCCTTCTGGAGGAAATAAACCGTCGTTTTGCCCAGTCAGACTGTCAAAGTATTTTTTTGAACCAGAAAACAGCTGAGGAGTTCGACATTGAGCGGAAGCTGGACCACGGATGTATGGTTCCGCTTTACTATATCGAAAAATATTATCAGGATTATAAACTGGTGCACATTACCATTGGAGAACTCAGCCTTATTGAGCTGTTCAGAACCGGGCGTGTTCTGCGCGAAGCCATTGAAGCTTACGGAAAGGATGCTGTCATTTTGTCAAGCGCAGATTTATCCCATTGTCTTAAAGATGAAGGCCCGTATCAGTTTAACGCCATGGGTCCGGTATTTGACGAAAAGATTACACAGGGCCTAGAGAAAAAAGATTATTATTCCATATTAATCCTGCCGCCTAAAATTTATGAGCCGGCCGGCCAGTGCGGACTGCGGCCGATTGTCATGGCTCTGGGAGCAACCGACAGTATAAAAACCCATTCGCATCTCTTTTCCTATGAAGGGCCCTTTGGGGTCGGTTACCTGAGCGCTTTTATTGATTTTGCGCTGGAGGAAAAGGATCCGATCAATGAAAGCCTCATTACCCGGTATGAGCAGGATATGGTCAGGCAGCATGAGGAACGGCTCAAGGCAGAAGATACGTATTTGGCGCTGGCCCGGCTGACCATTGATACCTGGGTAGAGGAGGGTCGCAAGTTTAACTGGAAAAAATACCTGGATGAGACCATGGATCAGGAGGCAAAAGCCGCGCTTCAAAACCAGCAGGCCGGTGTTTTTGTCTCCATCTATAAAGCGGGCGAGCTGCGGGGATGCATGGGGACCTCCCAGGCCGTGACAGAAAATATCGCAGAGGAAATTGTGCGCAATGCCATCGAAGCCTGCGCCTATGATCCGCGTTTTCTTCCGGTCGAACCACAGGAGCTTTATCAACTGGAAATCTCCGTGGATATTTTGGGAAAACCAGAGTACATCCAAGACTTAAAGGAACTGGATCCGCGTGTTTATGGCATTGTTGTAGAAAAAGGCGTGAACCGTGCGCTCTTGCTGCCGGATCTGCCCGGCATTGAAACGCCCGGGCAGCAGGTGGAAATCGCCAAGGAAAAAGCCGGTATTATTGATATGGAGGATGATTTCGAGCGTCTGGTTATCGAGCGTTTTGAAGTGGAACGCCACCAAACCAACGTTGCGTTTTAA
- a CDS encoding HAMP domain-containing sensor histidine kinase: protein MGLRDWSIRKKLILSNMMMIVIPVVLILAIVGGTVFGFLMVILPENQADMLFKVDGTVSTYQLQLAFDSMCEKISGKDKEDKTDLTALADALEKLGASIAVTGGEMPYLTKGVTVNEIEAEAREIAGTPGLENQPIFLRNDRGLVYLMPVTNQEGETIRLLVVSGEMEFGESSYAIWDTWDNIKRTIKISAAGIAGAAVIIVVLTGLLLAGKLYKTMIHSIKRIQKGAREIRDGVLDQPVEVYSKDELGEVCGDFEEMRIRLKESVELQQRYENSRKELIAGISHDLSTPLTSIKGYTSGLLDGVANTPEKQQRYLHTIYDTACDMEELVDSLFLFSKLDMGKMDFQLEILSARACVENFCEDARLKVKNRAVEIQLDSQIEYERLVTIDLAQFGRVLWNLFENSLKYAGEENTKIKISLTEEAGVAVLRFEDNGPGVEKDALEKIFDSFYRTDPARSSQKKGSGLGLSITREIIKGFGGSIYAEPSALGGLAMIIHLPITEDQDEEDSDYRG, encoded by the coding sequence ATGGGGCTGAGAGACTGGTCCATACGAAAAAAGCTGATTCTTTCAAATATGATGATGATCGTCATTCCGGTCGTTTTAATTCTGGCCATTGTTGGCGGTACAGTGTTTGGCTTTCTCATGGTCATATTGCCCGAAAACCAGGCTGATATGCTGTTTAAGGTGGATGGCACTGTTTCGACCTATCAGCTGCAGCTGGCCTTTGATTCCATGTGCGAAAAAATTTCCGGAAAGGATAAGGAAGATAAGACCGACCTGACTGCCCTGGCGGACGCTTTGGAAAAGCTCGGAGCGTCGATTGCCGTAACAGGGGGAGAAATGCCCTATCTTACCAAAGGTGTTACGGTTAATGAAATCGAGGCAGAGGCCCGTGAGATTGCCGGAACGCCGGGGCTTGAGAATCAACCGATATTTCTCAGGAATGACAGGGGGCTTGTCTATCTGATGCCTGTTACCAATCAGGAAGGCGAGACAATCCGTCTGCTTGTTGTCAGTGGTGAGATGGAGTTTGGGGAGAGCTCATACGCGATCTGGGATACCTGGGACAATATTAAACGAACCATTAAGATCAGCGCGGCAGGGATAGCCGGTGCCGCGGTGATTATTGTGGTGCTGACCGGGCTGCTGCTGGCAGGAAAGCTTTACAAAACCATGATTCATTCGATAAAGCGTATTCAGAAAGGCGCCCGGGAGATCCGTGACGGCGTGCTGGATCAGCCTGTGGAGGTTTACAGTAAGGATGAGCTTGGCGAGGTATGTGGTGACTTTGAAGAAATGCGTATCCGTCTTAAAGAATCAGTTGAACTGCAGCAGCGCTACGAGAACTCCAGGAAAGAACTGATAGCAGGGATTTCCCATGATCTTTCGACACCCCTCACCTCCATTAAAGGATATACCAGCGGTCTTCTCGATGGTGTGGCCAATACCCCGGAAAAGCAGCAGCGTTACCTGCACACCATTTACGACACTGCCTGTGATATGGAAGAGCTGGTAGACAGCCTGTTTTTGTTCTCAAAGCTGGACATGGGGAAAATGGATTTTCAACTGGAAATCCTCTCGGCCAGAGCCTGTGTCGAAAATTTCTGCGAGGATGCACGCCTAAAGGTAAAGAACCGAGCTGTCGAAATTCAATTGGACAGCCAGATAGAATATGAAAGACTGGTGACCATCGACCTGGCACAGTTTGGACGGGTGCTCTGGAACCTGTTTGAAAACAGCCTCAAATACGCCGGGGAAGAAAACACAAAAATAAAAATAAGCCTGACGGAAGAAGCCGGAGTAGCAGTGCTGCGTTTCGAGGACAATGGCCCCGGTGTGGAAAAGGATGCGCTTGAGAAGATATTTGACAGCTTCTACCGGACCGACCCCGCCAGAAGCAGCCAGAAAAAAGGCAGCGGCCTGGGACTGTCCATTACCCGGGAGATTATTAAGGGCTTTGGCGG